From the genome of Flavobacterium luteolum, one region includes:
- the metG gene encoding methionine--tRNA ligase, giving the protein MTQNPKRYTITAALPYTNGPIHIGHLAGVYVPADIYSRYLRLQGKDVAFICGSDEHGVAISMKAKKEGVTPQEVIDKYDGIIRKSFADFGISFNNYSRTSAKIHHDTASEFFRTLYDKGDFIEEVTEQLYDAKANQFLADRFVVGTCPKCDNPEAYGDQCEKCGSTLNATDLINPKSTITGETPILKETKHWFLPLDRYSDFLTEWILVGHKNDWKPNVYGQVKSWIDGGLEPRAVTRDLDWGIDVPVEGAEGKKLYVWFDAPIGYISSTKEWAAREGKDWEPYWKDEETKLVHFIGKDNIVFHCIIFPAMLKAEGSYILPDNVPANEFLNLEGNKLSTSKNWAVWLHEYLEEFPDKQDVLRYALTSNAPETKDNDFTWKDFQARNNNELVAIFGNFVNRVVVLTNKYYDGVIPTPNEFTEVDEQTLAELKAYPAVISSSVERYRFREALGELMNVARLGNKYLADEEPWKVMKDNPERVKTQMYVALQIAAALSVLAEPFLPFTAAKLSRILNLGDLKEHFKGFSKFLKENHPGATDVILDKTLGWNDISENSDLIPAGHKIGEAELLFAKIEDEEIQKQIDKLEATKTANIAENQKAEPQKDLIQFEDFAKMDIRIGTILEAEKMPKANKLLVLKVDTGIDVRTIVSGIAESFSPEEIIGKRVSVLANLAPRALRGVESQGMILMTTNAEGKLVFVNPDADAPNGATVN; this is encoded by the coding sequence ATGACACAGAATCCAAAGAGATATACGATCACGGCGGCATTACCTTACACCAACGGACCTATTCATATTGGTCACTTGGCTGGGGTTTACGTGCCTGCGGATATATATTCGAGATATTTAAGATTGCAAGGAAAAGATGTAGCATTTATCTGCGGAAGCGATGAACACGGAGTTGCAATTTCGATGAAAGCCAAAAAAGAAGGAGTTACACCACAAGAAGTTATTGATAAATATGATGGAATTATTCGTAAATCGTTTGCTGATTTCGGAATTTCATTCAATAATTATTCTAGAACTTCTGCTAAAATCCATCACGATACCGCTTCAGAATTCTTTAGGACTTTGTATGATAAAGGCGATTTTATTGAAGAAGTTACTGAGCAATTGTACGATGCAAAAGCAAATCAGTTTTTAGCAGACCGTTTTGTGGTTGGAACTTGTCCAAAATGTGACAATCCAGAAGCTTACGGAGATCAGTGCGAAAAATGCGGATCTACTTTGAACGCGACTGATTTGATCAATCCAAAATCGACAATTACAGGAGAAACTCCTATTCTTAAAGAAACAAAACACTGGTTTTTACCTTTAGATAGATATTCTGATTTCTTAACAGAATGGATTTTAGTCGGACATAAAAACGACTGGAAACCTAACGTTTACGGACAAGTAAAATCTTGGATCGACGGCGGACTTGAGCCTCGTGCTGTAACGCGTGACCTTGATTGGGGAATTGATGTTCCTGTTGAAGGTGCTGAAGGAAAAAAACTATATGTTTGGTTTGATGCGCCTATCGGTTACATTTCTTCTACAAAAGAATGGGCAGCGCGCGAAGGAAAAGATTGGGAACCGTATTGGAAAGATGAAGAAACCAAATTGGTTCACTTTATCGGAAAAGATAATATTGTTTTCCACTGTATCATTTTCCCAGCGATGCTTAAAGCTGAAGGAAGCTATATTTTACCAGACAACGTTCCGGCAAATGAGTTTTTGAACTTGGAAGGAAACAAACTTTCGACTTCTAAAAACTGGGCGGTTTGGTTACACGAATATTTAGAAGAGTTTCCAGATAAGCAAGATGTTTTGCGTTATGCGTTAACATCAAATGCGCCTGAAACAAAAGATAACGATTTTACTTGGAAAGATTTCCAAGCTAGAAATAACAACGAATTGGTTGCTATTTTTGGAAACTTCGTAAACCGTGTTGTGGTTCTAACTAACAAATATTATGACGGAGTTATTCCAACGCCAAACGAATTTACAGAAGTTGACGAACAAACTTTAGCAGAATTAAAAGCGTATCCAGCCGTGATTTCAAGTTCGGTGGAACGTTACAGATTCCGTGAAGCTTTGGGCGAATTGATGAATGTGGCTCGTTTAGGAAATAAATATCTTGCAGACGAAGAGCCTTGGAAAGTAATGAAAGACAATCCAGAACGCGTAAAAACTCAAATGTATGTGGCGTTGCAAATTGCTGCTGCGTTGAGCGTTTTGGCAGAACCATTTTTACCTTTTACAGCTGCTAAATTGTCAAGAATATTAAATTTAGGCGATTTGAAAGAACACTTTAAAGGATTCAGCAAATTCTTAAAAGAAAACCATCCTGGAGCTACAGATGTTATTTTAGACAAAACATTAGGTTGGAATGACATTTCTGAAAACTCAGATTTAATTCCGGCAGGACACAAAATTGGCGAAGCAGAATTACTTTTCGCTAAAATTGAAGACGAAGAAATACAAAAACAAATAGACAAATTGGAAGCGACAAAAACTGCAAATATTGCTGAAAACCAAAAAGCAGAACCACAAAAAGATTTAATTCAGTTTGAGGATTTTGCAAAAATGGATATTCGTATCGGAACTATTTTGGAGGCTGAAAAAATGCCAAAAGCAAACAAACTTTTGGTTCTAAAAGTAGATACAGGAATCGATGTTCGTACGATTGTTTCAGGAATTGCTGAAAGTTTTTCGCCAGAAGAAATCATCGGAAAACGTGTTTCTGTATTAGCAAACCTTGCGCCAAGAGCTTTACGCGGTGTTGAAAGCCAAGGAATGATCTTGATGACAACAAACGCTGAAGGAAAACTGGTTTTTGTAAATCCAGATGCTGATGCGCCAAATGGAGCTACAGTAAACTAA
- a CDS encoding OmpA family protein codes for MKKIVMTLALALALTGVRAQTENNKGYNKWSVDLGAGLNKPQRPFSDGYSTNTVSPWTGDLGVRYMFNNKFGLKADFGYNSFTAKGNSIDFDSKYYRVDLQAVANLGRIMDFETWTNTFGLLGHAGFGYAQLRSDNFKGADEMGNFIAGVTGQIRLSNRIALTGDFSTILNASQDRTFEGAYAAGNRGFSGLVFNGTVGLNVYLGKNTKHADWTVISNEDSDISALESKVADLESQIKNRPSQKEVVIEKQVSAPQPNDNELIRKMINDKYFSVYFDFNKTTPIENSTAAIDIVLNYLRKNPSATLDLIGYADQVGKTEYNEKLSNIRATNVKTIFEKAGIASSRLNVISNGADTSIQKDSEEARRLARRVTFIVK; via the coding sequence ATGAAAAAAATTGTAATGACTCTTGCATTAGCTTTAGCGTTAACAGGAGTACGTGCACAAACAGAAAACAATAAAGGGTATAATAAATGGTCTGTAGATTTAGGAGCAGGTTTAAATAAGCCTCAACGGCCATTTAGCGATGGATATTCTACAAATACTGTAAGCCCATGGACTGGAGATCTAGGAGTTCGTTATATGTTTAACAACAAATTTGGTTTAAAAGCAGATTTTGGATACAACAGTTTTACAGCAAAAGGAAACTCTATTGATTTTGACTCAAAATACTACAGAGTAGATTTACAAGCTGTTGCCAATTTAGGACGTATCATGGATTTTGAAACTTGGACTAATACTTTTGGTTTATTAGGACATGCTGGTTTTGGCTATGCTCAATTAAGAAGTGATAATTTTAAAGGTGCAGATGAAATGGGTAATTTTATTGCTGGAGTAACCGGACAAATAAGATTATCAAACAGAATCGCATTAACTGGTGATTTCTCAACTATTCTAAACGCATCTCAAGATCGTACTTTTGAGGGAGCATATGCTGCTGGCAACAGAGGTTTTTCTGGATTGGTTTTTAACGGAACTGTTGGTTTAAATGTTTACTTGGGTAAAAACACAAAACATGCAGACTGGACAGTAATTTCTAATGAAGATAGTGATATTTCTGCTTTAGAAAGCAAAGTAGCAGATCTTGAATCACAAATCAAAAACAGACCTTCACAAAAAGAAGTGGTTATTGAAAAACAAGTAAGCGCGCCACAACCAAATGATAATGAATTGATCAGAAAAATGATTAATGACAAGTATTTCAGTGTTTATTTCGATTTTAATAAAACAACTCCGATTGAGAACTCAACAGCTGCGATTGATATTGTTTTAAACTACTTAAGAAAAAACCCTTCTGCTACTCTTGACCTTATAGGTTATGCGGATCAAGTTGGAAAAACTGAATACAACGAAAAACTATCTAACATTAGAGCAACAAACGTAAAAACAATTTTCGAAAAAGCTGGAATTGCTTCTTCTCGTTTAAATGTTATTTCAAATGGTGCAGATACCTCAATTCAAAAAGACTCTGAGGAAGCGAGAAGATTAGCTAGAAGAGTTACTTTTATTGTAAAATAA
- a CDS encoding single-stranded DNA-binding protein has product MSAIRNKVQLIGNVGNDPEIKTLESGRKLAHLTIATNEIYRNDKGEKVEQTEWHRITAWGKTAEIIEKYVVKGREIAVEGKLTHRSYDDKNGEKRYITEVVIDEILLLSK; this is encoded by the coding sequence ATGAGTGCAATTAGAAACAAAGTACAATTAATCGGGAATGTTGGTAATGATCCAGAAATTAAAACATTAGAAAGCGGTAGAAAACTTGCTCATCTTACAATCGCAACAAATGAGATTTATAGAAATGATAAAGGCGAAAAAGTAGAGCAAACAGAATGGCATCGCATAACTGCTTGGGGGAAAACAGCAGAAATTATTGAAAAGTATGTTGTAAAAGGGAGAGAAATCGCTGTTGAAGGAAAACTAACGCACAGAAGCTACGATGACAAAAACGGCGAAAAGCGCTATATAACGGAGGTTGTTATAGATGAAATTTTACTGCTGAGTAAATAA
- a CDS encoding family 43 glycosylhydrolase, producing the protein MNKIYLAILVLFTYYGYSQSQSEKNLKQGQYSNPIFAGDYPDPSLLRDGKDYYVAHSSFDYYPGLLIWHSTDLMNWEPVTNALHKYVGAVWAPDLIKYNNKYYIYFPANNTNFVVTADSINGPWSEPVDLKIGNIDPGHVTDDKGNRFLYFSNGGYVALSKDGLSVTSELKHVYDGWKIPREWSIECFCMEGPKLFKRGEYYYLTVAEGGTAGPATSHMVISARSKSPFGPWENSPHNPIVRTNSSSETWWSKGHSTIFEDANGKWWMIFHGYEKDYYNLGRQTLLQPVEWTKDGWYKVPDHIETDKPILKPEGKTLPEFSLSDNFSGSALKPQWKFYSGVEASRFKVANNTLTIEGKGNGVGNSSPLVIVPGGHSYSAEVEMEIEGNAVGGLTLFYDNRYYSGILADQNNILANLRGWQFPTEKNTHNRKVFLKLKNIKNTVDMFYSLDGKDWKKIENSVEVSGYNHNVLSGFLGLRIGLCSIGKGSVKFKNFVYKML; encoded by the coding sequence ATGAATAAAATATATTTAGCCATTTTAGTATTGTTTACATATTATGGTTATTCTCAATCACAATCCGAAAAGAATTTAAAGCAAGGACAATATTCAAACCCAATTTTTGCGGGCGATTATCCAGATCCAAGTTTGTTAAGAGACGGAAAAGATTATTATGTTGCGCATTCTTCGTTCGATTATTATCCTGGACTTTTAATTTGGCATTCGACCGATTTGATGAATTGGGAACCTGTAACCAATGCGCTTCATAAATATGTTGGAGCCGTTTGGGCGCCCGATTTAATAAAGTACAACAATAAATATTACATCTATTTTCCTGCTAATAACACCAATTTTGTCGTTACGGCAGATTCTATCAATGGTCCGTGGAGCGAACCGGTAGATTTAAAAATCGGAAATATTGATCCGGGACATGTTACGGATGACAAAGGAAATCGATTTTTATATTTCAGTAATGGAGGTTACGTTGCCTTATCAAAAGACGGACTTTCGGTAACAAGCGAATTGAAACATGTTTACGATGGGTGGAAAATTCCGCGTGAATGGAGCATCGAGTGTTTTTGTATGGAAGGACCAAAATTATTCAAGCGAGGAGAATATTATTATCTGACAGTTGCTGAGGGCGGAACAGCTGGCCCAGCGACAAGTCATATGGTGATTTCGGCTCGATCAAAATCGCCTTTTGGCCCTTGGGAAAACTCACCACATAATCCAATTGTGAGAACCAACAGCAGTTCTGAAACTTGGTGGTCAAAAGGACACAGCACTATTTTTGAAGATGCCAACGGAAAATGGTGGATGATTTTTCACGGTTACGAAAAGGATTATTACAACTTAGGACGTCAAACTTTATTGCAGCCAGTAGAATGGACAAAAGACGGTTGGTATAAAGTTCCAGATCATATCGAAACCGATAAACCAATTTTAAAACCTGAAGGTAAAACACTTCCTGAATTTTCTTTAAGTGATAATTTCTCAGGCTCAGCTCTTAAACCGCAATGGAAATTTTATAGTGGAGTAGAAGCTTCAAGATTTAAAGTTGCTAATAACACTTTGACTATTGAAGGAAAAGGCAACGGAGTAGGAAACAGTTCTCCTCTAGTAATTGTTCCAGGCGGACATTCTTATTCCGCCGAAGTTGAAATGGAAATCGAAGGCAATGCAGTAGGTGGATTAACGCTTTTTTACGATAATAGATATTACTCAGGAATACTAGCCGATCAAAACAATATTTTGGCAAATTTGAGAGGATGGCAGTTTCCAACAGAAAAAAATACACATAATAGAAAAGTATTTTTAAAACTTAAAAACATAAAAAATACCGTAGATATGTTTTATAGTTTAGACGGAAAAGACTGGAAAAAAATCGAAAACTCGGTAGAAGTTTCAGGATATAATCATAATGTCTTAAGCGGATTTTTGGGATTAAGAATTGGCCTTTGTTCGATTGGAAAGGGAAGTGTGAAGTTTAAGAATTTTGTTTACAAGATGCTTTAG
- a CDS encoding DMT family transporter, which translates to MKLTKPRLALICGILCISIFPILVKLRLTPGLISAFYRMFFAVVLLLPYVIFSGNFKLPKLKFALLAILCGVLFSSDVAVWNIAIQESSATQASLLTNLSPVWVGVGSFFFLKAKPATNFWIGTLVALFGMVTLVGFEFFIDLNFDKAFLFAVLSGILYSIYLLVSKNVLSEVDVLSFMTISLFASSIYLGILCYTLGEPFTGFSNTGWFVLVLQAVICQLCAWLSISYATQHMRATRVSLSLLSQAVITSILAWLFLEEQITLQMVFGGIILLFGIRITFYDKTISLKGLFSK; encoded by the coding sequence ATGAAACTCACAAAACCAAGATTAGCCCTAATCTGCGGTATACTCTGCATATCTATTTTCCCGATATTGGTAAAATTACGTTTAACACCAGGATTGATTTCGGCTTTTTACCGAATGTTTTTTGCTGTGGTGCTGCTTTTGCCTTATGTTATTTTCAGCGGAAACTTTAAACTTCCAAAGCTAAAATTTGCTCTTTTGGCAATACTTTGCGGTGTTTTATTCTCGTCTGATGTTGCCGTTTGGAATATCGCCATTCAGGAATCAAGCGCGACTCAGGCTTCGTTGCTGACCAATTTATCTCCAGTTTGGGTTGGAGTTGGTTCTTTCTTTTTTCTGAAAGCAAAACCTGCCACAAATTTCTGGATCGGAACATTGGTCGCTTTATTCGGAATGGTAACTTTGGTCGGTTTTGAGTTTTTTATCGATTTAAACTTCGATAAAGCATTTCTATTTGCTGTTCTATCTGGCATTCTGTATTCCATTTATCTTTTGGTCAGCAAAAATGTACTTTCAGAAGTCGATGTTCTTTCGTTTATGACCATTAGTTTATTTGCTTCAAGTATCTATTTAGGAATTTTATGTTACACATTAGGCGAACCTTTCACCGGATTTTCAAATACCGGATGGTTTGTTCTCGTGCTTCAAGCGGTTATTTGCCAATTATGCGCTTGGCTTTCGATTAGTTATGCGACTCAGCACATGCGCGCAACGAGGGTTTCGCTAAGTTTATTGAGTCAAGCTGTAATTACCTCAATTTTAGCTTGGTTGTTTTTGGAAGAACAAATAACTTTACAGATGGTTTTTGGCGGAATCATTCTGCTTTTCGGAATCCGAATTACATTTTACGATAAAACGATTTCTTTGAAAGGGCTTTTTTCTAAGTAA
- a CDS encoding DUF2461 domain-containing protein: MENAITIPKSSLDFLVELKQNNNKPWFEEHKPQYLIELNHIENFAGALLKELSKTDVLENASGKKSVYRIYRDIRFSKDKTPFKHYWGGSYTRATAARRGGYYFHLEKGNSFFAGGFWGPNASDLKRIRTEFAHDPETFQEILNSDSFKNNFGTLQGEQLKTKPKGFDVDHPAIDLLRFKQFLVIKRFTDEEVLSPQFLELALDAFKNMRPFFDYMSEVLTTDANGVSIL; this comes from the coding sequence ATGGAAAACGCTATTACAATTCCCAAATCTAGTCTCGACTTTTTGGTTGAGCTAAAACAAAATAACAACAAACCCTGGTTTGAAGAACATAAACCGCAATATTTAATAGAACTTAATCATATTGAAAATTTTGCAGGCGCACTGCTTAAGGAACTTTCTAAAACCGATGTTTTAGAAAACGCTTCGGGTAAAAAAAGTGTGTATAGAATCTATCGTGATATTCGTTTTTCTAAAGATAAAACACCTTTTAAACATTATTGGGGCGGAAGTTACACACGTGCAACTGCAGCACGACGCGGCGGTTATTACTTTCATTTGGAAAAAGGAAACAGCTTTTTTGCAGGTGGCTTTTGGGGTCCAAATGCCTCAGATTTAAAACGAATAAGAACTGAATTTGCACACGATCCAGAAACTTTTCAAGAAATATTAAACTCAGATTCCTTCAAAAACAATTTTGGCACTTTGCAAGGAGAACAGCTCAAAACAAAGCCAAAAGGTTTTGATGTTGATCATCCAGCTATTGATTTGCTTCGTTTCAAACAATTTTTGGTCATAAAACGTTTTACTGATGAAGAAGTATTGAGTCCGCAATTTTTAGAACTGGCTTTGGATGCTTTCAAAAACATGAGACCTTTTTTTGACTACATGAGCGAAGTACTTACAACTGATGCTAATGGCGTCTCAATTTTATAA
- a CDS encoding HAD family hydrolase translates to MLHKTKIPNLKVIAFDADDTLFVNEPYFQETEHKFCALMEDYLSHQGISQELFKIEIANLPLYGYGIKGYILSMIEAAMNISNNTIPMEVIQKIIQYGKELLEKPIELLDGIEETLAALKGKYKLVVATKGDLKDQHSKLHRSGLGHYFHHIEVMSDKQEIDYQKLLGRLDIEPHEFLMIGNSLKSDVLPVLGIGGYAVHIPFHTTWEHEKINHTIEHEHFSSFETIAEVVPNLL, encoded by the coding sequence ATGTTACATAAAACTAAAATACCAAACTTAAAAGTAATCGCATTTGATGCCGATGATACTTTGTTTGTAAACGAACCTTATTTCCAAGAAACCGAACATAAATTTTGCGCTTTGATGGAAGATTACCTTTCACATCAAGGCATTTCGCAGGAATTATTCAAAATAGAAATTGCCAATCTGCCTTTGTACGGTTACGGAATTAAAGGTTACATTCTTTCGATGATTGAAGCGGCGATGAATATTTCCAACAATACCATTCCGATGGAAGTCATTCAAAAGATCATTCAATACGGAAAAGAATTACTAGAAAAACCAATTGAGCTTTTGGACGGAATTGAAGAAACGCTTGCTGCTTTAAAAGGCAAATACAAATTGGTTGTTGCCACGAAAGGCGATTTAAAAGATCAGCATAGCAAATTGCATCGCTCTGGTTTGGGGCATTATTTTCATCATATCGAAGTAATGTCAGACAAACAAGAAATCGATTATCAGAAACTTTTAGGGCGATTAGATATTGAGCCACACGAATTTTTGATGATCGGAAATTCATTAAAATCAGATGTTCTTCCAGTTTTAGGAATTGGCGGTTATGCTGTTCATATTCCGTTTCACACTACTTGGGAACACGAAAAAATTAATCACACTATAGAACACGAACACTTTAGTTCATTTGAAACTATTGCAGAAGTGGTTCCGAATTTATTATAA
- a CDS encoding chloramphenicol acetyltransferase — protein sequence MKTLLDLENWNRKEHFAHFKQIEEPFFGVTVEIDCTKAYQTAKSIGASFFIFYLHKTLAAVNAIENFRYRISEDKIYINDQIDASATIGREDGTFGFSLIEYHPDFKTFEQIALTEIERIQNTTGLFTRSFDDDNLIHFSAIPWLNFSSITHARSFTYPDSCPKISFGKMMVSETGKRTMSMAVYVHHGLMDGMHVGQFVDLFQELMNQ from the coding sequence ATGAAAACACTTTTAGACCTAGAAAATTGGAATAGAAAAGAGCATTTTGCCCATTTTAAACAAATTGAAGAACCTTTTTTTGGTGTCACCGTAGAAATCGATTGTACCAAAGCGTATCAAACCGCAAAAAGCATCGGTGCTTCTTTTTTCATTTTCTATTTGCATAAAACTTTGGCAGCTGTAAACGCCATTGAAAATTTTAGATACCGAATTTCGGAAGACAAAATATACATTAACGACCAAATAGATGCATCGGCAACTATTGGTCGCGAAGATGGCACTTTCGGGTTTTCTTTAATTGAATATCATCCTGATTTTAAAACATTTGAGCAAATTGCCTTAACCGAAATCGAACGCATTCAAAATACAACCGGACTTTTCACGAGATCTTTTGATGATGACAATCTGATTCATTTTTCGGCAATTCCGTGGTTGAATTTTAGTTCGATAACCCATGCACGCAGTTTTACGTATCCTGACAGCTGTCCAAAAATTTCGTTTGGTAAAATGATGGTTTCCGAAACTGGAAAAAGAACCATGTCGATGGCTGTTTATGTGCATCACGGTTTGATGGACGGAATGCATGTTGGCCAGTTTGTAGATCTTTTTCAAGAGCTTATGAATCAATAA
- a CDS encoding ferritin: protein MLAKNIESALNKQIRIEAESSQTYLSMACWAEVQGLEGISQFMYTQSDEERAHMLKLVKYVNERGGHAQVTDLKAPKTTYTTFKEMFEELYNHELFVSKSINELVHITFEERDYATHNFLQWYVSEQIEEEATAKSILDKINLIGDDKGGLYLFDRDIQQLTVTSSIAINPK, encoded by the coding sequence ATGTTAGCAAAAAATATCGAATCGGCTTTAAACAAGCAAATCCGCATAGAAGCAGAATCTTCGCAAACTTATCTTTCTATGGCTTGTTGGGCTGAAGTACAAGGATTAGAGGGAATCTCTCAATTTATGTACACACAGTCAGATGAAGAGCGCGCACATATGCTTAAACTAGTTAAGTATGTAAACGAACGCGGAGGACACGCTCAGGTAACAGATCTTAAAGCACCAAAAACAACTTATACTACTTTCAAAGAGATGTTTGAAGAGCTTTACAATCACGAACTTTTTGTTTCGAAATCTATCAACGAATTGGTTCATATTACTTTTGAAGAAAGAGATTACGCGACACACAATTTCTTGCAATGGTACGTTTCTGAACAAATTGAAGAAGAAGCTACTGCTAAGTCTATCTTAGATAAAATCAACTTAATTGGTGATGATAAAGGCGGACTTTATTTGTTTGATCGTGATATTCAGCAATTAACAGTTACGAGTTCAATCGCTATCAATCCTAAATAA
- a CDS encoding AAA family ATPase has translation MSSFFNKLTIENFGPIKKASIEVKDMLVFIGPQASGKSTLAKLITILNDVNFKKRSTATLIKELEKYNIDSFLKSNTLIQFHTPSFTFEYKNNSEYKFNIYDIINSLHKAINIGDKELIKQTADLMILGIVIDEKQDILIRELQKHKNYGLNNNVDKLLGSLTTDRKYAEKILSVYNKDSKDTEELLRLLDVVKQVFSLITPLDSLYIPAERTFFPMIAPNIAGLVNNKVLIPQNILTAVQKFQNASVKITNLNLDIIGSLKYKHVEGLSYIYHNKNQKTLLKDSSSGIQSFLPITLLVENSLKDNFINLNYVVEEPELNLYPEAQYKLIKYLVKNCLETTRDIKTKNLIITTHSPYVLASINNLLFAHNKSKIDKDQTLKIISECSWIDTNHFNAYEVKKGTVKRIFNKKSKLIEDNIIDEVSEIIMQDFKSLAIINDK, from the coding sequence ATGTCAAGTTTTTTCAACAAACTTACAATTGAAAATTTTGGGCCAATTAAAAAAGCAAGTATTGAAGTTAAAGACATGCTTGTCTTTATTGGTCCTCAGGCTAGTGGAAAGAGTACACTTGCAAAACTTATAACAATTCTAAATGATGTAAATTTTAAAAAAAGAAGTACCGCAACCCTAATCAAAGAACTTGAAAAATATAATATTGATTCGTTTTTAAAATCCAATACCCTTATTCAATTCCATACCCCTTCTTTTACCTTCGAATACAAAAACAATAGTGAATACAAATTTAACATCTATGATATTATTAATAGTCTTCACAAAGCTATAAATATAGGAGACAAAGAATTAATAAAACAAACAGCTGATTTAATGATTCTTGGAATTGTTATTGATGAAAAACAAGATATTTTAATACGAGAATTACAAAAACACAAAAACTATGGCTTAAACAATAATGTTGATAAGCTTTTAGGATCTCTTACAACAGATCGCAAATATGCCGAAAAAATACTTTCAGTCTATAATAAAGACAGCAAAGATACTGAAGAATTACTAAGACTTTTAGATGTGGTTAAACAAGTGTTTTCTCTAATAACTCCTTTGGATTCCTTATATATACCTGCAGAACGAACTTTTTTTCCAATGATAGCACCTAATATTGCTGGACTAGTTAATAACAAAGTTTTAATTCCTCAAAACATACTTACTGCTGTTCAAAAGTTTCAAAATGCTAGTGTCAAAATTACTAATCTTAATCTAGATATAATAGGTTCATTAAAATATAAACATGTAGAAGGATTATCCTATATCTACCATAATAAAAACCAAAAAACATTACTTAAAGACTCTTCTTCAGGTATTCAAAGTTTTCTTCCAATAACTCTACTTGTCGAAAATTCCCTTAAAGATAATTTTATTAATTTAAATTATGTTGTTGAAGAACCTGAATTAAATTTATATCCTGAAGCTCAGTACAAATTAATTAAATATCTAGTTAAAAATTGTTTAGAGACAACACGTGATATCAAAACAAAAAATTTAATAATTACAACTCATAGTCCATATGTCTTGGCATCAATAAATAATTTATTATTTGCACATAATAAAAGTAAAATAGACAAAGATCAAACGTTAAAAATAATTAGTGAATGCTCTTGGATTGACACTAATCATTTTAATGCATATGAAGTTAAAAAAGGTACTGTAAAAAGAATTTTTAATAAGAAATCTAAATTAATTGAAGATAATATTATTGATGAAGTATCTGAAATTATAATGCAAGATTTTAAATCTTTAGCTATAATCAATGATAAATAA
- a CDS encoding CDGSH iron-sulfur domain-containing protein, producing the protein MSKTKLIINKNGSIKIEGDFEIMDPEGTLYGLQGRQALGLCRCGHSANKPFCDGAHRNNFEHDSKAFDLPPMKTN; encoded by the coding sequence ATGAGCAAGACAAAATTAATCATCAATAAAAACGGATCAATCAAAATTGAAGGCGATTTTGAAATCATGGATCCAGAAGGAACACTTTACGGTTTACAAGGAAGACAAGCATTAGGACTTTGCCGTTGCGGACATTCTGCAAACAAACCATTTTGCGATGGAGCGCACCGTAATAATTTCGAACACGATTCAAAAGCGTTCGATTTACCGCCAATGAAAACAAACTAA